A window from Tenacibaculum singaporense encodes these proteins:
- a CDS encoding type I polyketide synthase, whose product MEKQRQINKKDIAVIGISCEFPQSKNISEFWENLVEGNELLHFYSDNELEEFGISDATIKNNEFIKVKAEIEGVGGFDYTFFGYTKEEASCMDPQTRMLHQLTWTALEDAGCNIDTYKGKIGMYTSISDNLNWQVHSMLHPNSKVNSFYQSQLSNKNFAHTLVSYNFDFKGPSLLIDTACSSSLVSLHVACRSLLLKECNVAMAAGISLDSTKNKGYFYQEGMISSKDGHCRPFDQNSSGTVGGNGGAVVVLKRLEEAINDRDNIYAIIKSSAVNNDGREKIGYTAPSVKGQSTCIKLAHRIANIPLESISYIETHGTATKLGDPIEIEALNKAFNYNTEHKCAIGSVKSNMGHLDAAAGIAGLLKTTLALKNKKIPKSLHFNTPNQEINFNEGPFYVNDQLKNWESDNEYPLRAGVSSFGIGGTNVHVVMEEPPVLSKINKEKDFYIVPFSAKTKKSLLSYQRKISEFLKEGKGDLKDLAYTLSIGRKPFTYRNTIVAKDSTSVLKMLEQTEVIENSITKAKQRPIIFLFSGQGSQYFGMAERLYKESSYFKSIINSGLNYLEALTGESYKEILGYESKESFDKNLINETKYTQPLLFLVEYALAKQMILFGIEPTAMIGHSLGEYVAACISEVFTLEDALRIIVKRAELMNALPKGVMLAVGESSDKIEESLPKELSIAAINTITSCVVSGEEKNIEDYATYLESINVPHKKLKTSHAFHSKMMNPILDVFGEFLKEVKFSSPKYKIVSNLTGKIISSNEMISPEYWCRHLRETVCFYDGVTTILSNYKESVFIELGPGNTLGMFSKQHPNFNSGSECTISMISHPKNIEREVSLFESSLAKLWALGCSVNWEEYYSDDKRNKISAPTYCFDEKNFESSVNPLEEIKGKVELFPGMKRNISEWFYIPNWKRSTFLNLEVAQDKSKKYVAFINDEPLIEDVVKILENEGNQVVKVTQGEEFLKYDDYNYCISFQNKENYLALYEELKSNFNRIDHFIYSWKTKDEITVTDYFIHLIEVGKLTINLAGEIGNKVTFLLEYGNNIYGDEILDSKAVISNSLLQVLEQENPKIKVSSIDIFNNQFNVSATSIINEIKGDKSSINIAYRKDQRWELFYDNVKLPKHSNEETLKENGLYIITGGLGKLGGILTRYLSEKYNGTIILLGRTNIEGYEVGKNPKVDSKISLLKNLQEEFENIYYYQVDVSDNDSLHKVFENITNEHGDITGVIHAAGVIEHDSFKTFENISQSDVEQQFTPKVLGVNNIYSLSKQFPIDFVWIASSLSSILGGLTFTSYASANRYLDAFIQQKRNKLTNWFSVNLDGLVEERISDAEMIEVFEKSFMIGKEPQLITSVREIKAINEIEKEEEFHNENLEDDFITERPDISTAYQEPENEIQRKICSIWETFFGYKKIGVLDDFFDLGGDSLKAMTLLKKIQKAFSVEIKLQEFYTKSTVKDIAEQVEILKKVELMQNQSKKKNTIKI is encoded by the coding sequence ATGGAAAAACAGAGACAAATTAATAAAAAGGACATTGCTGTAATAGGTATTTCTTGTGAATTCCCACAGTCTAAGAATATATCTGAGTTCTGGGAAAACTTAGTTGAAGGGAATGAGTTACTTCATTTTTATTCTGATAATGAGTTGGAAGAATTTGGTATTTCAGACGCTACAATTAAAAATAATGAGTTTATAAAAGTAAAAGCTGAAATAGAAGGAGTAGGTGGTTTTGATTACACTTTTTTTGGATACACAAAAGAAGAGGCAAGCTGTATGGATCCGCAAACTAGAATGTTACATCAATTAACATGGACGGCATTAGAAGATGCTGGATGTAATATTGATACTTATAAAGGTAAAATAGGAATGTATACATCTATTTCTGACAATTTAAATTGGCAGGTACATTCTATGTTACATCCCAATTCTAAAGTAAATTCTTTTTACCAATCTCAACTGTCAAATAAAAATTTCGCTCACACTTTAGTGTCGTACAATTTTGATTTTAAAGGACCTAGCTTGTTAATTGACACGGCTTGTTCAAGTTCGTTGGTTTCATTACATGTTGCTTGCAGAAGTCTATTATTAAAAGAGTGTAATGTAGCAATGGCAGCTGGTATTAGCCTTGATAGTACAAAAAACAAGGGCTACTTTTATCAAGAAGGAATGATTTCTTCTAAAGATGGACATTGCAGACCTTTTGATCAGAATTCTTCTGGAACTGTTGGAGGAAATGGAGGAGCTGTTGTAGTTTTAAAAAGATTAGAAGAAGCCATAAATGATAGAGATAATATTTATGCCATAATAAAATCATCAGCTGTAAATAATGATGGTAGAGAAAAGATTGGTTATACGGCTCCAAGTGTTAAAGGACAATCCACATGTATAAAGTTGGCTCATCGAATAGCTAATATACCTTTAGAATCAATTTCATATATAGAAACACATGGTACAGCAACAAAGTTGGGTGATCCAATAGAAATAGAAGCTCTTAATAAAGCGTTTAATTATAATACAGAACATAAATGTGCTATTGGTTCGGTTAAGTCCAATATGGGACATTTAGATGCTGCAGCGGGAATAGCAGGCTTGTTAAAAACAACATTGGCTCTGAAGAATAAAAAAATTCCTAAATCTTTACATTTTAATACCCCAAACCAAGAAATTAATTTTAATGAAGGGCCATTTTATGTAAATGATCAGTTAAAGAATTGGGAGTCAGATAATGAATATCCATTAAGAGCTGGAGTAAGTAGTTTTGGAATTGGAGGTACTAATGTACATGTTGTTATGGAGGAACCTCCAGTTTTATCTAAAATAAATAAAGAAAAAGATTTTTATATAGTTCCGTTTTCTGCAAAAACGAAAAAGTCTCTTTTATCATATCAAAGAAAAATATCAGAGTTTTTAAAGGAAGGAAAAGGGGATTTGAAAGATTTAGCTTATACTTTAAGTATAGGAAGAAAACCCTTTACTTATAGAAATACGATAGTAGCAAAGGATTCTACGTCTGTTCTTAAAATGTTAGAGCAAACAGAGGTCATTGAAAATTCTATTACAAAGGCAAAACAGAGACCAATCATTTTTCTATTTTCTGGGCAAGGGAGTCAGTATTTTGGAATGGCAGAAAGGCTTTATAAAGAAAGTTCTTATTTCAAAAGTATAATTAACAGTGGGCTAAATTATTTAGAAGCTTTGACTGGAGAAAGCTATAAAGAAATACTAGGGTATGAATCAAAAGAATCATTCGATAAAAATTTAATAAACGAAACAAAATACACGCAGCCACTCTTGTTTTTGGTAGAGTATGCACTAGCTAAGCAAATGATATTGTTTGGAATTGAGCCAACAGCAATGATTGGTCATAGCTTAGGAGAATATGTTGCAGCATGTATCAGTGAGGTTTTTACATTAGAAGATGCATTAAGAATTATTGTAAAAAGAGCTGAGTTGATGAATGCTTTGCCGAAAGGAGTAATGTTAGCTGTAGGAGAATCTTCAGATAAAATAGAAGAATCTTTACCAAAAGAATTGAGCATTGCAGCAATAAACACGATAACTTCCTGTGTTGTTTCTGGAGAAGAAAAAAATATTGAAGATTATGCTACCTATTTGGAAAGTATAAATGTACCTCACAAAAAATTAAAAACATCTCATGCATTTCACTCAAAAATGATGAACCCTATTTTAGATGTTTTTGGAGAGTTTTTAAAAGAGGTGAAGTTTTCTAGTCCAAAATACAAAATCGTATCTAACTTGACAGGTAAAATAATCTCTTCAAATGAGATGATATCACCAGAATATTGGTGTCGTCATCTAAGAGAGACTGTGTGTTTTTATGACGGGGTTACAACTATTTTAAGTAATTATAAAGAATCAGTATTCATTGAATTAGGTCCAGGCAATACTTTAGGAATGTTTAGTAAGCAACATCCAAATTTTAACTCAGGCTCGGAATGTACAATATCAATGATTTCTCATCCTAAAAATATTGAAAGGGAAGTGAGTTTATTTGAATCTTCTCTAGCCAAACTGTGGGCTTTAGGATGTTCAGTTAATTGGGAAGAGTATTATAGTGATGATAAAAGAAATAAAATTTCGGCACCTACATATTGCTTTGATGAAAAGAATTTTGAAAGCAGTGTAAACCCACTAGAAGAAATAAAAGGAAAGGTAGAACTTTTTCCAGGAATGAAAAGGAATATATCTGAGTGGTTTTATATTCCAAATTGGAAAAGAAGTACTTTTTTAAATTTAGAAGTTGCCCAAGATAAATCTAAAAAATATGTGGCTTTCATAAATGATGAACCACTAATTGAAGATGTGGTTAAAATTTTAGAAAATGAAGGGAATCAGGTTGTTAAAGTTACACAAGGAGAAGAGTTTTTAAAATATGATGATTATAATTATTGTATAAGCTTTCAAAACAAGGAGAATTATTTAGCCCTTTATGAAGAGCTAAAAAGTAATTTTAATAGAATAGATCATTTTATTTATAGTTGGAAAACAAAAGATGAAATAACCGTAACTGATTATTTTATTCATCTTATTGAGGTGGGTAAACTAACAATAAACTTAGCAGGAGAAATTGGTAATAAGGTTACTTTTTTATTAGAATATGGTAATAATATTTATGGAGATGAAATATTAGACTCCAAAGCAGTAATATCTAATAGTTTACTACAGGTATTAGAACAGGAAAACCCTAAAATTAAAGTTTCTAGTATTGATATTTTTAACAACCAGTTTAATGTAAGTGCTACAAGTATAATTAATGAAATTAAAGGTGATAAAAGCTCAATTAACATAGCATATAGGAAAGACCAAAGATGGGAATTGTTCTATGATAATGTAAAGCTACCTAAGCATTCAAATGAAGAGACTTTAAAAGAGAATGGACTTTATATAATTACTGGAGGACTAGGAAAGCTAGGAGGAATATTAACAAGGTATTTAAGTGAAAAATATAATGGAACAATTATCTTATTAGGAAGAACAAACATTGAAGGTTACGAGGTAGGAAAGAATCCAAAAGTAGATAGTAAAATTAGCTTGTTAAAAAATTTACAGGAAGAATTTGAAAATATTTATTACTACCAAGTTGATGTATCAGATAACGATTCATTACACAAGGTATTTGAAAACATAACTAATGAGCATGGAGATATAACAGGTGTTATTCATGCAGCAGGTGTAATAGAGCATGATAGTTTTAAAACTTTTGAGAATATTTCACAAAGTGATGTTGAACAGCAATTCACTCCAAAAGTTTTAGGAGTAAATAATATATATTCATTAAGTAAGCAATTTCCTATAGATTTTGTCTGGATTGCATCTAGTTTATCTTCAATTTTAGGAGGACTTACTTTTACTTCTTATGCAAGTGCAAATAGGTATTTAGACGCGTTTATTCAACAAAAAAGAAATAAACTTACTAACTGGTTTTCTGTTAATCTAGATGGCTTAGTAGAGGAGAGAATAAGTGATGCTGAAATGATAGAAGTTTTCGAAAAATCTTTTATGATAGGGAAAGAACCTCAGTTAATTACATCTGTTAGAGAAATTAAAGCAATAAATGAAATTGAGAAGGAAGAAGAATTTCATAATGAAAATTTAGAAGATGACTTTATTACTGAAAGGCCAGATATTAGTACAGCATATCAAGAGCCAGAAAATGAGATACAAAGAAAAATATGCTCTATTTGGGAAACCTTTTTCGGATATAAGAAAATAGGGGTTTTGGATGACTTTTTCGATTTAGGAGGAGACTCTTTAAAGGCAATGACTTTATTAAAAAAAATACAAAAGGCTTTTTCGGTAGAAATAAAATTACAAGAGTTTTATACAAAATCAACTGTTAAAGATATTGCTGAACAAGTTGAAATTCTTAAAAAAGTAGAGTTGATGCAAAACCAAAGTAAGAAAAAAAACACAATAAAAATATAG